A single window of Xylocopa sonorina isolate GNS202 chromosome 5, iyXylSono1_principal, whole genome shotgun sequence DNA harbors:
- the Dpr12 gene encoding defective proboscis extension response 12, producing MRDRLSWYMVFLILPTILLARSLDKDRRVPYSIPSDWKTLWFSNLDELQRVNEANDNNTVSNVTAQLGGTAFLHCKVRNLADRTVSDAEISWIRRRDFHVLTSSTFTYTNDERFQVLHPEGSDDWTLQIKYVQDRDNGTYECQVSRSTGILSHFVKLNIVTPEAFILGSGEHHVDVGSIINLVCIIEKSPTPPQYVFWYHNNRMINYDITRGSVTVQTDPSSTQSRLTIHQAVESDTGNYTCSASNTKPASIYVFVTEGDKMAAIQRRKTSAAAKNFCELLVLIVTVAIEVLLTR from the exons ATGCGGGACCGGCTATCGTGGTACATGGTCTTTCTGATCCTGCCGACAATTCTCCTGGCCAGGTCGCTCGATAAAG ATCGACGCGTCCCGTACAGCATACCGTCGGATTGGAAGACGCTCTGGTTCAGCAacctggacgagctgcagagaGTGAACGAGGCGAACGACAACAACACCGTATCGAACGTCACGGCGCAGCTGGGTGGTACAGCGTTTCTGCATTGCAAAGTTCGGAATCTGGCAGACAGAACGGTGTCCGACGCCGAG ATATCCTGGATACGACGACGTGACTTCCACGTCCTGACCAGCTCGACGTTCACGTACACGAACGACGAACGGTTTCAAGTTTTGCATCCCGAGGGCTCGGACGACTGGACCCTTCAGATCAAGTATGTTCAGGACAGAGACAACGGGACCTACGAGTGTCAG GTCTCAAGGAGTACAGGGATACTATCACACTTCGTCAAATTAAACATAGTTACACCAGAAGCATTTATATTAGGGAGCGGCGAGCATCACGTCGACGTAGGATCTATTATAAATCTCGTATGCATAATAGAGAAG AGTCCAACACCGCCGCAATATGTTTTCTGGTATCACAATAATCGAATGATAAATTACGATATTACGCGGGGCAGCGTAACCGTACAAACCGATCCCAGCTCGACTCAAAGTCGACTAACGATTCACCAAGCGGTCGAATCGGACACGGGCAATTATACGTGCAGCGCCTCAAATACCAAGCCGGCATCTATCTATGTCTTTGTCACAGAAG GTGACAAAATGGCAGCCATACAGCGCCGCAAGACGTCGGCTGCGgcgaaaaatttctgtgaattgCTAGTACTAATTGTCACCGTTGCGATAGAGGTCCTTTTAACGCGATAA